The following coding sequences lie in one Portunus trituberculatus isolate SZX2019 chromosome 12, ASM1759143v1, whole genome shotgun sequence genomic window:
- the LOC123502830 gene encoding NADH dehydrogenase [ubiquinone] 1 alpha subcomplex subunit 12-like — translation MASYFGIDKIFKALRIMKDHGGIRASLYQLYRVDDLKDGTLVGEDAMGNKYYENKQLTLGRNRWIIYSPSVGTDYDGSMVPAEWYGWLHHKTDQPPTKVAPTSYGWQSGHQMNVTGTADAYMPYSTTKPKVEAWTPPKAT, via the exons atggCCTCGTATTTTGGGATCGACAAAATTTTCAAGGCCCTGAGGATCATGAAGGACCACGGGGGGATCAGGGCGTCCCTATACCAGCTGTACAG GGTGGATGACCTGAAGGATGGCACTCTGGTGGGCGAGGATGCCATGGGTAACAAATACTATGAGAACAAACAGCTGACCTTGG GTCGCAATCGCTGGATTATCTACAGTCCGAGTGTCGGCACTGATTACGATGGCTCCATGGTGCCGGCTGAGTGGTATGGCTGGCTGCACCACAAGACTGACCAACCCCCCACCAAg GTGGCCCCTACTTCCTACGGCTGGCAGAGTGGCCATCAGATGAATGTGACAGGCACTGCAGATGCTTACATGCCCTACAGCACCACCAAGCCCAAGGTGGAGGCATGGACACCCCCTAAAGCAACATAG
- the LOC123502553 gene encoding rabenosyn-5-like gives MEVGEGEVLEGFLCPVCRQDCSSVTRLQAHFEERHSAEDHVVLQSFKGFLNKAKKKFLNEDEPDGGSLRPRSLLTSLSPSRGLEDDGDALQEYQPNNPWNWDPPPPGPWRNHTSHFKRVRSARIDSFVAETNKLLIRLDKLLTDLPTDPVKRKAHERSIVNWAEDQDVPLCPFCARSFSLARRRHHCRLCGGIMCQECSLMLTLQYAKKLVTPIHQGGGTEEPSTVVGGSSSSGGGGGGGGGMGSLLAGLKRSGSQGSLNSILSVVDSMKTEQHFRACAHCMGRLNARDNQVEQRTSRPILTMYYDKLMEYRHQMEDLLPQYMRMAESLRSGESTYSLRDAEEVRVKLLKKGDSLNSMASRIKNLGANEDGREPPGPRQELLLRRIQSTTSSFLKENVLSLPKLPTQQELKELQERRRMEAEARLAAEKEATRQAEAKAAEILRKRDRDSPRSNHSRSSPHHPVPPTLRKQPTEEVVVDTGWGADSSAHNVTETDDPLIQQMNIIRNYIKQARESSRYDNIPLLEANLRELQEEYKKQQRLMNP, from the exons atggaggtgggggagggggaggtccTGGAGGGGTTCCTGTGTCCCGTGTGCCGCCAAGATTGCTCCTCGGTGACCCGCCTCCAGGCGCACTTTGAAGAGCGGCACAGTGCTGAGGACCATGTGGTGCTGCAGTCCTTCAAGG GCTTCCTCAACAAGGCTAAGAAGAAGTTTCTAAATGAGGATGAGCCAGATGGGGGTTCCCTGCGGCCCCGGTCCCTGCTCACTTCCCTCAGTCCCTCCCGTGGCTTGGAGGATGACGGAGATGCACTGCAGGAATACCAGCCCAATAACCCCTGGAATTGGGATCCTCCACCCCCAG GACCCTGGAGGAACCACACCAGTCACTTCAAACGGGTGCGCAGTGCGAGGATCGACTCCTTTGTGGCTGAAACCAACAAGCTTCTGATCCGACTTGACAAGCTCCTCACAGACCTTCCCACAGACCCAGTCAAGAGGAAAG CTCATGAACGTTCCATTGTGAACTGGGCTGAGGATCAGGATGTGCCTCTGTGCCCCTTCTGCGCCCGCTCCTTCAGCCTGGCCCggcgccgccaccactgccgcctATGTGGGGGCATCATGTGCCAGGAATGCTCCCTCATGCTCACATTGCAATATGCCA AGAAGCTTGTGACCCCCATTCACCAGGGAGGGGGCACAGAGGAGCCTTCCACAGTGGTagggggcagcagcagcagtggtggtggtggtggtggtggtggtggcatgggGTCCCTGCTTGCCGGGCTGAAGAGGTCAGGCTCCCAAGGCTCTCTCAACTCCATCCTCTCTGTGGTGGACTCCATGAAGACAGAGCAGCACTTCAGGGCCTGTGCACACTGCATGGGG AGACTCAATGCAAGAGACAATCAGGTGGAGCAGCGCACGTCCCGACCAATACTCACCATGTACTATGACAAGCTGATGGAATACCGGCACCAAATGGAGGACCTTCTGCCACAGTACATGCGCATGGCAGAGTCACTCAG GTCTGGGGAGAGCACATACTCGCTTCGTGATGCAGAGGAGGTGCGGGTGAAGCTGTTGAAGAAAGGGGACAGTCTCAATTCCATGGCCAGTCGGATCAAGAATCTGGGCGCCAATGAGGATGGCAGGGAACCTCCCGGGCCCCGCCAGGAGCTACTGTTACGCAGGATCCAAtccaccacatcctccttccTGAAGGAGAACGTCCTCTCTCTACCAAAGCTTCCCACACAACAGGAGCTGAAGGAACTgcaggagaggagaag gatggaGGCAGAGGCACGTTtggcagcagagaaggaggcaaCGAGGCAGGCCGAGGCAAAGGCTGCAGAGATACTGAGAAAGAGGGACAGAGACTCACCCCGCTCTAACCATTCCCGCAGCTCTCCCCACCACCCTGTCCCACCCACCCTCAGGAAACAGCCCACGGAagag GTTGTGGTAGACACTGGCTGGGGTGCCGACTCCTCAGCTCATAATGTGACCGAGACAGATGACCCGCTGATCCAACAGATGAACATTATTAGGAACTACATCAAGCAGGccag GGAGTCCAGTCGCTATGACAACATTCCACTGCTGGAGGCCAACCTGAGGGAGCTGCAGGAGGAATACAAGAAACAGCAGCGCCTCATGAATCCATAG
- the LOC123502554 gene encoding GDP-L-fucose synthase-like, with protein sequence MSEGEEMVVMVTGGSGLVGNGIRIMVEKDQRPGEKWIFLSSKDANLMSMDETKAIFEKHRPTHVIHLAAMVGGLFRNMKYNCDFWRNNMQINTNVLEVSHQMGVKKVVSCLSTCIFPDKTTYPIDETMVHNGPPHSSNYGYSMAKRMIDVMNRVYHEQYGCQFTSVIPTNIYGPYDNYNVEDGHVLTGLIHKVYLAKKNGTPFTVWGTGKPRRQFIYSLDLARLMIWVTREYKEISPIILSVDEEDEVSIKELAEMVVEEMDFKGEVTYDTSKADGQFKKTACNAKLRTYLPDFKFTPIRQGIKETVEWFTTNYETARK encoded by the exons ATGAGTGAAGgcgaggagatggtggtgatggtgacaggtgGCTCTGGCCTGGTGGGCAATGGCATCAGAATAATGGTGGAAAAGGACCAGCGGCCAGGAGAGAAATGGATATTTCTCAGCTCCAAGGATGCCAATCTTAT GAGCATGGATGAAACAAAGGCTATCTTTGAGAAGCACCGCCCAACACATGTCATACACCTGGCTGCCATGGTTGGTGGTCTATTTCGCAACATGAAGTACAACTGTGACTTCTGG CGCAACAACATGCAAATCAACACAAATGTGTTGGAGGTGAGCCATCAGATGGGTGTGAAGAAGGTGGTTTCCTGCCTCTCCACATGTATCTTTCCAGACAAGACCACTTATCCCATTGATGAGACAATG gtCCACAATGGGCCTCCTCATTCCTCCAACTATGGGTACAGCATGGCCAAGCGGATGATTGACGTCATGAATCGGGTGTACCACGAGCAGTACGGATGCCAGTTCACCTCTGTTATCCCCACCAACATTTACGGCCCCTACGACAACTACAATGTGGAGGATGGCCACGTGCTCACCGGCCTCATCCACAAG GTTTACTTAGCCAAGAAGAATGGCACTCCCTTCACGGTGTGGGGCACTGGTAAGCCTCGCCGTCAGTTCATCTACTCTCTTGACCTGGCCCGGCTCATGATCTGGGTCACTAGGGAGTACAAGGAGATCTCTCCCATCATCCTATCTG ttgatgaggaggatgaagtgtCTATCAAGGAGTTGGCTGAGATGGTAGTAGAGGAGATGGACTTCAAGGGTGAGGTGACTTATGACACTTCCAAGGCTGATGGACAGTTCAAGAAGACTGCTTGTAATGCAAAGCTACGGACATACTTGCCGGACTTCAAATTCACTCCTATCAGGCAGGGGATCAAGGAGACAGTGGAGTGGTTCACTACAAATTATGAGACGGCAAGGaaatag